From the genome of Aricia agestis chromosome 9, ilAriAges1.1, whole genome shotgun sequence, one region includes:
- the LOC121730180 gene encoding DNA-binding protein P3A2 isoform X5: MVREVNQDDDIMNSAVSTESMDMTEEDMSQVEGCGLSGGSDDEDECASSPAGSAYEDGADVIKSAMSDEVTKQLAAAGPVGMAAAAAIASSKKRKRPHSFETNPSVRKRHQNRLLRKLRQTIEEFATRVGQQAVVLVATPGKPNTSYRVFGAKPLEDVVRNLRCMIMEELENALAQQAPPPPQDDPSLFELPPLIIDGIPTPVEKMTQAQLRAFIPLMLKYSMVRGKPGWGRDSTRPPWWPKDLPWANVRMDARSEDEKQKMSWTHALRQIVINCYKYHGREDLLPAFTEEDDDKPATTSMSGYAPAVLQTITNPDGSVSLIQVDPNSPIITLPDGTTAQVVSIHGGGEGGGVSLEGDGAVAVDLNAVAEAALNHDGQIILTSEDGHGYPVSVSGVITVPVSASVYQSMVASMTQQDGVCVAPIVQVRPRPTPAARYRIGLPHYRVVKTVCDDIRPLGRASKHGIGLPHAKTVCDDIRPLGRTSKPKPNFQNPGFRVYVKGKPRTRVFRTLSGFCTVQNRNRNRKYIKHYRIVNSSKNPGTRVFRYIR, encoded by the exons ATGGTCCGGGAGGTAAATCAGGACGACGACATCATGAATTCTGCAGTTAGCACCGAGTCTATGGATATGACGGAGGAG GACATGTCGCAAGTGGAGGGGTGCGGGCTGAGCGGCGGTTCGGACGATGAAGACGAGTGCGCATCGTCGCCGGCGGGCTCGGCGTACGAGGACGGCGCCGACGTCATCAAGAGCGCCATGAGCGACGAGGTCACCAAGCAGCTGGCTGCGGCAG GACCTGTTGGTATGGCAGCAGCAGCGGCAATAGCATCTTCGAAGAAACGAAAAAGGCCGCATTCCTTCGAGACCAACCCGTCAGTTAGAAAGAGACATCAAAACAGACTTTTAAGAAAACTAAGG CAAACCATAGAAGAGTTCGCAACGCGCGTCGGCCAGCAAGCTGTAGTGTTGGTGGCAACACCTGGCAAGCCCAACACCTCCTATCGCGTGTTCGGTGCCAAGCCGCTAGAGGACGTCGTCCGCAATCTACGCTGCATGATCATGGAGGAGCTCGAGAATGCCCTCGCGCAGCAG gcgccgccgccgccgcaggACGACCCGTCACTGTTCGAGCTGCCGCCCCTCATCATCGACGGCATACCCACGCCGGTGGAGAAGATGACCCAGGCCCAGCTGCGGGCTTTCATACCGCTCATGCTCAAGTATTCCATGG TTCGCGGCAAACCGGGCTGGGGTCGCGACAGCACGCGGCCGCCGTGGTGGCCCAAAGACCTGCCGTGGGCGAACGTGCGCATGGATGCGCGCTCCGAGGACGAGAAACAAAAG ATGTCGTGGACGCACGCGCTGCGGCAGATCGTGATCAACTGCTACAAGTACCACGGCCGCGAAGACCTGCTGCCCGCATTCACGGAGGAGGATGACGACAAACCCGCCACCACCTCC ATGTCGGGATACGCGCCAGCTGTCCTGCAGACGATAACGAACCCCGACGGGTCCGTGTCTCTCATCCAGGTGGACCCCAACAGCCCCATCATTACCCTACCGGACGGGACCACGGCGCAAGTGGTCAGT ATCCACGGCGGCGGTGAGGGAGGCGGAGTTTCGTTGGAGGGTGACGGTGCGGTGGCGGTTGACCTTAACGCGGTAGCCGAGGCCGCGCTCAACCACGACGGACAGATTATACTCACGTCTGAGGATGGACACG GCTACCCCGTGTCCGTGTCGGGCGTGATCACCGTCCCTGTGTCGGCGTCAGTCTACCAGTCCATGGTGGCCTCTATGACGCAGCAGGACGGCGTGTGCGTCGCGCCCATAGTGCAGGTGCGTCCCCGCCCCACGCCTGCCGCACGATACCGCATAGGGTTGCCACACTATAGGGTTGTTAAAACGGTTTGTGATGATATACGTCCGCTGGGTAGGGCATCGAAACATGGCATAGGGTTGCCACACGCCAAAACTGTTTGTGATGATATACGTCCGCTGGGTAGGACATCGAAACCCAAACCCAAttttcaaaacccgggttttcgggtttaTGTTAAAGGAAAACCGCGTACCCGGGTTTTTCGAACTTTGTCGGGTTTTTGTACAGTTCAAAATAGaaacagaaatagaaaatatataaagcATTATCGAATTGTTAATTCATCGaaaaacccgggtacccgggtttttCGATATATACGATAA
- the LOC121730180 gene encoding DNA-binding protein P3A2 isoform X10, whose protein sequence is MVREVNQDDDIMNSAVSTESMDMTEEDMSQVEGCGLSGGSDDEDECASSPAGSAYEDGADVIKSAMSDEVTKQLAAAGPVGMAAAAAIASSKKRKRPHSFETNPSVRKRHQNRLLRKLRQTIEEFATRVGQQAVVLVATPGKPNTSYRVFGAKPLEDVVRNLRCMIMEELENALAQQAPPPPQDDPSLFELPPLIIDGIPTPVEKMTQAQLRAFIPLMLKYSMVRGKPGWGRDSTRPPWWPKDLPWANVRMDARSEDEKQKMSWTHALRQIVINCYKYHGREDLLPAFTEEDDDKPATTSVSCLAAAAAASTSSSSSSSRAQTTVLSSSQVCIDQMTLADVDMSGYAPAVLQTITNPDGSVSLIQVDPNSPIITLPDGTTAQVIHGGGEGGGVSLEGDGAVAVDLNAVAEAALNHDGQIILTSEDGHGYPVSVSGVITVPVSASVYQSMVASMTQQDGVCVAPIVQVEQNGEGLEALGMGGGVAQVVLQDGGQQVLQVLSLKDATVLTKAMQVKSERDAVVADS, encoded by the exons ATGGTCCGGGAGGTAAATCAGGACGACGACATCATGAATTCTGCAGTTAGCACCGAGTCTATGGATATGACGGAGGAG GACATGTCGCAAGTGGAGGGGTGCGGGCTGAGCGGCGGTTCGGACGATGAAGACGAGTGCGCATCGTCGCCGGCGGGCTCGGCGTACGAGGACGGCGCCGACGTCATCAAGAGCGCCATGAGCGACGAGGTCACCAAGCAGCTGGCTGCGGCAG GACCTGTTGGTATGGCAGCAGCAGCGGCAATAGCATCTTCGAAGAAACGAAAAAGGCCGCATTCCTTCGAGACCAACCCGTCAGTTAGAAAGAGACATCAAAACAGACTTTTAAGAAAACTAAGG CAAACCATAGAAGAGTTCGCAACGCGCGTCGGCCAGCAAGCTGTAGTGTTGGTGGCAACACCTGGCAAGCCCAACACCTCCTATCGCGTGTTCGGTGCCAAGCCGCTAGAGGACGTCGTCCGCAATCTACGCTGCATGATCATGGAGGAGCTCGAGAATGCCCTCGCGCAGCAG gcgccgccgccgccgcaggACGACCCGTCACTGTTCGAGCTGCCGCCCCTCATCATCGACGGCATACCCACGCCGGTGGAGAAGATGACCCAGGCCCAGCTGCGGGCTTTCATACCGCTCATGCTCAAGTATTCCATGG TTCGCGGCAAACCGGGCTGGGGTCGCGACAGCACGCGGCCGCCGTGGTGGCCCAAAGACCTGCCGTGGGCGAACGTGCGCATGGATGCGCGCTCCGAGGACGAGAAACAAAAG ATGTCGTGGACGCACGCGCTGCGGCAGATCGTGATCAACTGCTACAAGTACCACGGCCGCGAAGACCTGCTGCCCGCATTCACGGAGGAGGATGACGACAAACCCGCCACCACCTCC GTGTCATGCCTGGCGGCAGCAGCGGCGGCGTCCacttcatcatcatcgtctTCGTCGCGCGCGCAGACCACGGTCCTCTCGTCGTCTCAAGTCTGCATAGACCAGATGACGCTCGCTGACGTTGAT ATGTCGGGATACGCGCCAGCTGTCCTGCAGACGATAACGAACCCCGACGGGTCCGTGTCTCTCATCCAGGTGGACCCCAACAGCCCCATCATTACCCTACCGGACGGGACCACGGCGCAAGTG ATCCACGGCGGCGGTGAGGGAGGCGGAGTTTCGTTGGAGGGTGACGGTGCGGTGGCGGTTGACCTTAACGCGGTAGCCGAGGCCGCGCTCAACCACGACGGACAGATTATACTCACGTCTGAGGATGGACACG GCTACCCCGTGTCCGTGTCGGGCGTGATCACCGTCCCTGTGTCGGCGTCAGTCTACCAGTCCATGGTGGCCTCTATGACGCAGCAGGACGGCGTGTGCGTCGCGCCCATAGTGCAG GTGGAACAGAACGGCGAAGGACTGGAGGCGCTGGGTATGGGTGGCGGTGTGGCACAGGTGGTGCTGCAGGACGGCGGCCAGCAGGTGCTCCAGGTGCTCAGCCTCAAAGACGCCACTGTACTCACCAAGGCCATG CAAGTGAAATCCGAACGCGACGCGGTTGTAGCGGACTCCTAG
- the LOC121730180 gene encoding DNA-binding protein P3A2 isoform X4 — MVREVNQDDDIMNSAVSTESMDMTEEDMSQVEGCGLSGGSDDEDECASSPAGSAYEDGADVIKSAMSDEVTKQLAAAGPVGMAAAAAIASSKKRKRPHSFETNPSVRKRHQNRLLRKLRQTIEEFATRVGQQAVVLVATPGKPNTSYRVFGAKPLEDVVRNLRCMIMEELENALAQQFGLGGCGQAPPPPQDDPSLFELPPLIIDGIPTPVEKMTQAQLRAFIPLMLKYSMVRGKPGWGRDSTRPPWWPKDLPWANVRMDARSEDEKQKMSWTHALRQIVINCYKYHGREDLLPAFTEEDDDKPATTSMSGYAPAVLQTITNPDGSVSLIQVDPNSPIITLPDGTTAQVVSIHGGGEGGGVSLEGDGAVAVDLNAVAEAALNHDGQIILTSEDGHGYPVSVSGVITVPVSASVYQSMVASMTQQDGVCVAPIVQVRPRPTPAARYRIGLPHYRVVKTVCDDIRPLGRASKHGIGLPHAKTVCDDIRPLGRTSKPKPNFQNPGFRVYVKGKPRTRVFRTLSGFCTVQNRNRNRKYIKHYRIVNSSKNPGTRVFRYIR, encoded by the exons ATGGTCCGGGAGGTAAATCAGGACGACGACATCATGAATTCTGCAGTTAGCACCGAGTCTATGGATATGACGGAGGAG GACATGTCGCAAGTGGAGGGGTGCGGGCTGAGCGGCGGTTCGGACGATGAAGACGAGTGCGCATCGTCGCCGGCGGGCTCGGCGTACGAGGACGGCGCCGACGTCATCAAGAGCGCCATGAGCGACGAGGTCACCAAGCAGCTGGCTGCGGCAG GACCTGTTGGTATGGCAGCAGCAGCGGCAATAGCATCTTCGAAGAAACGAAAAAGGCCGCATTCCTTCGAGACCAACCCGTCAGTTAGAAAGAGACATCAAAACAGACTTTTAAGAAAACTAAGG CAAACCATAGAAGAGTTCGCAACGCGCGTCGGCCAGCAAGCTGTAGTGTTGGTGGCAACACCTGGCAAGCCCAACACCTCCTATCGCGTGTTCGGTGCCAAGCCGCTAGAGGACGTCGTCCGCAATCTACGCTGCATGATCATGGAGGAGCTCGAGAATGCCCTCGCGCAGCAG TTCGGTCTGGGCGGGTGCGGGcaggcgccgccgccgccgcaggACGACCCGTCACTGTTCGAGCTGCCGCCCCTCATCATCGACGGCATACCCACGCCGGTGGAGAAGATGACCCAGGCCCAGCTGCGGGCTTTCATACCGCTCATGCTCAAGTATTCCATGG TTCGCGGCAAACCGGGCTGGGGTCGCGACAGCACGCGGCCGCCGTGGTGGCCCAAAGACCTGCCGTGGGCGAACGTGCGCATGGATGCGCGCTCCGAGGACGAGAAACAAAAG ATGTCGTGGACGCACGCGCTGCGGCAGATCGTGATCAACTGCTACAAGTACCACGGCCGCGAAGACCTGCTGCCCGCATTCACGGAGGAGGATGACGACAAACCCGCCACCACCTCC ATGTCGGGATACGCGCCAGCTGTCCTGCAGACGATAACGAACCCCGACGGGTCCGTGTCTCTCATCCAGGTGGACCCCAACAGCCCCATCATTACCCTACCGGACGGGACCACGGCGCAAGTGGTCAGT ATCCACGGCGGCGGTGAGGGAGGCGGAGTTTCGTTGGAGGGTGACGGTGCGGTGGCGGTTGACCTTAACGCGGTAGCCGAGGCCGCGCTCAACCACGACGGACAGATTATACTCACGTCTGAGGATGGACACG GCTACCCCGTGTCCGTGTCGGGCGTGATCACCGTCCCTGTGTCGGCGTCAGTCTACCAGTCCATGGTGGCCTCTATGACGCAGCAGGACGGCGTGTGCGTCGCGCCCATAGTGCAGGTGCGTCCCCGCCCCACGCCTGCCGCACGATACCGCATAGGGTTGCCACACTATAGGGTTGTTAAAACGGTTTGTGATGATATACGTCCGCTGGGTAGGGCATCGAAACATGGCATAGGGTTGCCACACGCCAAAACTGTTTGTGATGATATACGTCCGCTGGGTAGGACATCGAAACCCAAACCCAAttttcaaaacccgggttttcgggtttaTGTTAAAGGAAAACCGCGTACCCGGGTTTTTCGAACTTTGTCGGGTTTTTGTACAGTTCAAAATAGaaacagaaatagaaaatatataaagcATTATCGAATTGTTAATTCATCGaaaaacccgggtacccgggtttttCGATATATACGATAA
- the LOC121730180 gene encoding DNA-binding protein Ewg isoform X9, with amino-acid sequence MVREVNQDDDIMNSAVSTESMDMTEEDMSQVEGCGLSGGSDDEDECASSPAGSAYEDGADVIKSAMSDEVTKQLAAAGPVGMAAAAAIASSKKRKRPHSFETNPSVRKRHQNRLLRKLRQTIEEFATRVGQQAVVLVATPGKPNTSYRVFGAKPLEDVVRNLRCMIMEELENALAQQAPPPPQDDPSLFELPPLIIDGIPTPVEKMTQAQLRAFIPLMLKYSMVRGKPGWGRDSTRPPWWPKDLPWANVRMDARSEDEKQKMSWTHALRQIVINCYKYHGREDLLPAFTEEDDDKPATTSMSGYAPAVLQTITNPDGSVSLIQVDPNSPIITLPDGTTAQVIHGGGEGGGVSLEGDGAVAVDLNAVAEAALNHDGQIILTSEDGHGYPVSVSGVITVPVSASVYQSMVASMTQQDGVCVAPIVQVEQNGEGLEALGMGGGVAQVVLQDGGQQVLQVLSLKDATVLTKAMQVKSERDAVVADS; translated from the exons ATGGTCCGGGAGGTAAATCAGGACGACGACATCATGAATTCTGCAGTTAGCACCGAGTCTATGGATATGACGGAGGAG GACATGTCGCAAGTGGAGGGGTGCGGGCTGAGCGGCGGTTCGGACGATGAAGACGAGTGCGCATCGTCGCCGGCGGGCTCGGCGTACGAGGACGGCGCCGACGTCATCAAGAGCGCCATGAGCGACGAGGTCACCAAGCAGCTGGCTGCGGCAG GACCTGTTGGTATGGCAGCAGCAGCGGCAATAGCATCTTCGAAGAAACGAAAAAGGCCGCATTCCTTCGAGACCAACCCGTCAGTTAGAAAGAGACATCAAAACAGACTTTTAAGAAAACTAAGG CAAACCATAGAAGAGTTCGCAACGCGCGTCGGCCAGCAAGCTGTAGTGTTGGTGGCAACACCTGGCAAGCCCAACACCTCCTATCGCGTGTTCGGTGCCAAGCCGCTAGAGGACGTCGTCCGCAATCTACGCTGCATGATCATGGAGGAGCTCGAGAATGCCCTCGCGCAGCAG gcgccgccgccgccgcaggACGACCCGTCACTGTTCGAGCTGCCGCCCCTCATCATCGACGGCATACCCACGCCGGTGGAGAAGATGACCCAGGCCCAGCTGCGGGCTTTCATACCGCTCATGCTCAAGTATTCCATGG TTCGCGGCAAACCGGGCTGGGGTCGCGACAGCACGCGGCCGCCGTGGTGGCCCAAAGACCTGCCGTGGGCGAACGTGCGCATGGATGCGCGCTCCGAGGACGAGAAACAAAAG ATGTCGTGGACGCACGCGCTGCGGCAGATCGTGATCAACTGCTACAAGTACCACGGCCGCGAAGACCTGCTGCCCGCATTCACGGAGGAGGATGACGACAAACCCGCCACCACCTCC ATGTCGGGATACGCGCCAGCTGTCCTGCAGACGATAACGAACCCCGACGGGTCCGTGTCTCTCATCCAGGTGGACCCCAACAGCCCCATCATTACCCTACCGGACGGGACCACGGCGCAAGTG ATCCACGGCGGCGGTGAGGGAGGCGGAGTTTCGTTGGAGGGTGACGGTGCGGTGGCGGTTGACCTTAACGCGGTAGCCGAGGCCGCGCTCAACCACGACGGACAGATTATACTCACGTCTGAGGATGGACACG GCTACCCCGTGTCCGTGTCGGGCGTGATCACCGTCCCTGTGTCGGCGTCAGTCTACCAGTCCATGGTGGCCTCTATGACGCAGCAGGACGGCGTGTGCGTCGCGCCCATAGTGCAG GTGGAACAGAACGGCGAAGGACTGGAGGCGCTGGGTATGGGTGGCGGTGTGGCACAGGTGGTGCTGCAGGACGGCGGCCAGCAGGTGCTCCAGGTGCTCAGCCTCAAAGACGCCACTGTACTCACCAAGGCCATG CAAGTGAAATCCGAACGCGACGCGGTTGTAGCGGACTCCTAG
- the LOC121730180 gene encoding DNA-binding protein P3A2 isoform X3: MVREVNQDDDIMNSAVSTESMDMTEEDMSQVEGCGLSGGSDDEDECASSPAGSAYEDGADVIKSAMSDEVTKQLAAAGPVGMAAAAAIASSKKRKRPHSFETNPSVRKRHQNRLLRKLRQTIEEFATRVGQQAVVLVATPGKPNTSYRVFGAKPLEDVVRNLRCMIMEELENALAQQAPPPPQDDPSLFELPPLIIDGIPTPVEKMTQAQLRAFIPLMLKYSMVRGKPGWGRDSTRPPWWPKDLPWANVRMDARSEDEKQKMSWTHALRQIVINCYKYHGREDLLPAFTEEDDDKPATTSVSCLAAAAAASTSSSSSSSRAQTTVLSSSQVCIDQMTLADVDMSGYAPAVLQTITNPDGSVSLIQVDPNSPIITLPDGTTAQVVSIHGGGEGGGVSLEGDGAVAVDLNAVAEAALNHDGQIILTSEDGHGYPVSVSGVITVPVSASVYQSMVASMTQQDGVCVAPIVQVRPRPTPAARYRIGLPHYRVVKTVCDDIRPLGRASKHGIGLPHAKTVCDDIRPLGRTSKPKPNFQNPGFRVYVKGKPRTRVFRTLSGFCTVQNRNRNRKYIKHYRIVNSSKNPGTRVFRYIR; the protein is encoded by the exons ATGGTCCGGGAGGTAAATCAGGACGACGACATCATGAATTCTGCAGTTAGCACCGAGTCTATGGATATGACGGAGGAG GACATGTCGCAAGTGGAGGGGTGCGGGCTGAGCGGCGGTTCGGACGATGAAGACGAGTGCGCATCGTCGCCGGCGGGCTCGGCGTACGAGGACGGCGCCGACGTCATCAAGAGCGCCATGAGCGACGAGGTCACCAAGCAGCTGGCTGCGGCAG GACCTGTTGGTATGGCAGCAGCAGCGGCAATAGCATCTTCGAAGAAACGAAAAAGGCCGCATTCCTTCGAGACCAACCCGTCAGTTAGAAAGAGACATCAAAACAGACTTTTAAGAAAACTAAGG CAAACCATAGAAGAGTTCGCAACGCGCGTCGGCCAGCAAGCTGTAGTGTTGGTGGCAACACCTGGCAAGCCCAACACCTCCTATCGCGTGTTCGGTGCCAAGCCGCTAGAGGACGTCGTCCGCAATCTACGCTGCATGATCATGGAGGAGCTCGAGAATGCCCTCGCGCAGCAG gcgccgccgccgccgcaggACGACCCGTCACTGTTCGAGCTGCCGCCCCTCATCATCGACGGCATACCCACGCCGGTGGAGAAGATGACCCAGGCCCAGCTGCGGGCTTTCATACCGCTCATGCTCAAGTATTCCATGG TTCGCGGCAAACCGGGCTGGGGTCGCGACAGCACGCGGCCGCCGTGGTGGCCCAAAGACCTGCCGTGGGCGAACGTGCGCATGGATGCGCGCTCCGAGGACGAGAAACAAAAG ATGTCGTGGACGCACGCGCTGCGGCAGATCGTGATCAACTGCTACAAGTACCACGGCCGCGAAGACCTGCTGCCCGCATTCACGGAGGAGGATGACGACAAACCCGCCACCACCTCC GTGTCATGCCTGGCGGCAGCAGCGGCGGCGTCCacttcatcatcatcgtctTCGTCGCGCGCGCAGACCACGGTCCTCTCGTCGTCTCAAGTCTGCATAGACCAGATGACGCTCGCTGACGTTGAT ATGTCGGGATACGCGCCAGCTGTCCTGCAGACGATAACGAACCCCGACGGGTCCGTGTCTCTCATCCAGGTGGACCCCAACAGCCCCATCATTACCCTACCGGACGGGACCACGGCGCAAGTGGTCAGT ATCCACGGCGGCGGTGAGGGAGGCGGAGTTTCGTTGGAGGGTGACGGTGCGGTGGCGGTTGACCTTAACGCGGTAGCCGAGGCCGCGCTCAACCACGACGGACAGATTATACTCACGTCTGAGGATGGACACG GCTACCCCGTGTCCGTGTCGGGCGTGATCACCGTCCCTGTGTCGGCGTCAGTCTACCAGTCCATGGTGGCCTCTATGACGCAGCAGGACGGCGTGTGCGTCGCGCCCATAGTGCAGGTGCGTCCCCGCCCCACGCCTGCCGCACGATACCGCATAGGGTTGCCACACTATAGGGTTGTTAAAACGGTTTGTGATGATATACGTCCGCTGGGTAGGGCATCGAAACATGGCATAGGGTTGCCACACGCCAAAACTGTTTGTGATGATATACGTCCGCTGGGTAGGACATCGAAACCCAAACCCAAttttcaaaacccgggttttcgggtttaTGTTAAAGGAAAACCGCGTACCCGGGTTTTTCGAACTTTGTCGGGTTTTTGTACAGTTCAAAATAGaaacagaaatagaaaatatataaagcATTATCGAATTGTTAATTCATCGaaaaacccgggtacccgggtttttCGATATATACGATAA
- the LOC121730180 gene encoding DNA-binding protein Ewg isoform X8, whose amino-acid sequence MVREVNQDDDIMNSAVSTESMDMTEEDMSQVEGCGLSGGSDDEDECASSPAGSAYEDGADVIKSAMSDEVTKQLAAAGPVGMAAAAAIASSKKRKRPHSFETNPSVRKRHQNRLLRKLRQTIEEFATRVGQQAVVLVATPGKPNTSYRVFGAKPLEDVVRNLRCMIMEELENALAQQFGLGGCGQAPPPPQDDPSLFELPPLIIDGIPTPVEKMTQAQLRAFIPLMLKYSMVRGKPGWGRDSTRPPWWPKDLPWANVRMDARSEDEKQKMSWTHALRQIVINCYKYHGREDLLPAFTEEDDDKPATTSMSGYAPAVLQTITNPDGSVSLIQVDPNSPIITLPDGTTAQVIHGGGEGGGVSLEGDGAVAVDLNAVAEAALNHDGQIILTSEDGHGYPVSVSGVITVPVSASVYQSMVASMTQQDGVCVAPIVQVEQNGEGLEALGMGGGVAQVVLQDGGQQVLQVLSLKDATVLTKAMQVKSERDAVVADS is encoded by the exons ATGGTCCGGGAGGTAAATCAGGACGACGACATCATGAATTCTGCAGTTAGCACCGAGTCTATGGATATGACGGAGGAG GACATGTCGCAAGTGGAGGGGTGCGGGCTGAGCGGCGGTTCGGACGATGAAGACGAGTGCGCATCGTCGCCGGCGGGCTCGGCGTACGAGGACGGCGCCGACGTCATCAAGAGCGCCATGAGCGACGAGGTCACCAAGCAGCTGGCTGCGGCAG GACCTGTTGGTATGGCAGCAGCAGCGGCAATAGCATCTTCGAAGAAACGAAAAAGGCCGCATTCCTTCGAGACCAACCCGTCAGTTAGAAAGAGACATCAAAACAGACTTTTAAGAAAACTAAGG CAAACCATAGAAGAGTTCGCAACGCGCGTCGGCCAGCAAGCTGTAGTGTTGGTGGCAACACCTGGCAAGCCCAACACCTCCTATCGCGTGTTCGGTGCCAAGCCGCTAGAGGACGTCGTCCGCAATCTACGCTGCATGATCATGGAGGAGCTCGAGAATGCCCTCGCGCAGCAG TTCGGTCTGGGCGGGTGCGGGcaggcgccgccgccgccgcaggACGACCCGTCACTGTTCGAGCTGCCGCCCCTCATCATCGACGGCATACCCACGCCGGTGGAGAAGATGACCCAGGCCCAGCTGCGGGCTTTCATACCGCTCATGCTCAAGTATTCCATGG TTCGCGGCAAACCGGGCTGGGGTCGCGACAGCACGCGGCCGCCGTGGTGGCCCAAAGACCTGCCGTGGGCGAACGTGCGCATGGATGCGCGCTCCGAGGACGAGAAACAAAAG ATGTCGTGGACGCACGCGCTGCGGCAGATCGTGATCAACTGCTACAAGTACCACGGCCGCGAAGACCTGCTGCCCGCATTCACGGAGGAGGATGACGACAAACCCGCCACCACCTCC ATGTCGGGATACGCGCCAGCTGTCCTGCAGACGATAACGAACCCCGACGGGTCCGTGTCTCTCATCCAGGTGGACCCCAACAGCCCCATCATTACCCTACCGGACGGGACCACGGCGCAAGTG ATCCACGGCGGCGGTGAGGGAGGCGGAGTTTCGTTGGAGGGTGACGGTGCGGTGGCGGTTGACCTTAACGCGGTAGCCGAGGCCGCGCTCAACCACGACGGACAGATTATACTCACGTCTGAGGATGGACACG GCTACCCCGTGTCCGTGTCGGGCGTGATCACCGTCCCTGTGTCGGCGTCAGTCTACCAGTCCATGGTGGCCTCTATGACGCAGCAGGACGGCGTGTGCGTCGCGCCCATAGTGCAG GTGGAACAGAACGGCGAAGGACTGGAGGCGCTGGGTATGGGTGGCGGTGTGGCACAGGTGGTGCTGCAGGACGGCGGCCAGCAGGTGCTCCAGGTGCTCAGCCTCAAAGACGCCACTGTACTCACCAAGGCCATG CAAGTGAAATCCGAACGCGACGCGGTTGTAGCGGACTCCTAG